A region of Lichenibacterium dinghuense DNA encodes the following proteins:
- the recD2 gene encoding SF1B family DNA helicase RecD2: MGPASTPASSSGAPRENLAGLVERVTFHNEENGFCVLRLKARGQRDLITVVGHAAMISAGEWVQAAGTWTNDSTHGLQFRASFLKATAPTTVEGIEKYLGSGMIRGIGPAYAKRLVEAFGEAVFDVIEADPSRLREVEGIGPVRARRIAAGWAEQKVVREIMLFLHAHGVGTSRAVRIYKTYGAEAVATITENPYRLARDIRGIGFKTADQVAGKLGIAKDAMVRVRAGVSYALAEAMDEGHCGLPENDLLRTGAELLEVTAERLTAALALELQDGAVVADTVGERRCVFLAGLYHAERDIAERLRTLAAGEAPWPSIDIDRAVPWLESRGGLTLAPSQREALRLAAASKALVITGGPGVGKTTLVNSILKMLVAKGVAVALCAPTGRAAKRLTESTGVEAKTIHRLLETDPKNGGFKRDEANPLPCDLLVVDETSMVDVLLMKALLRALPPRAALLLVGDVDQLPSVGPGQVLADVIGSGAVPVVQLTEVFRQAATSRVIVNAHRINAGQMPEATPAGAERSDFYVVDAAEPETAVAKVLAIVRERIPRAFGLDPVRDVQVLCPMNRGGVGARALNAELQKVLNPPGEVRVERFGWTYGPGDKVMQVENDYDKEVYNGDLGIVTRIDAEAGELVATFDGREVTYGFGELDELVLAYATTIHKAQGSEYPAVVIPVMTQHYTMLARNLLYTGVTRGKRLVVLVGQRKAIAMAVRNGGQRRRWSKLGEWLAVATAGARTKMDSSRVN, from the coding sequence GTGGGCCCAGCGTCGACGCCTGCCTCGTCGTCCGGGGCTCCCAGGGAGAACCTCGCCGGGCTGGTCGAGCGCGTGACGTTCCACAACGAGGAGAACGGCTTCTGCGTGCTGCGGCTCAAGGCTCGGGGGCAGCGCGACCTGATCACCGTCGTCGGCCACGCCGCCATGATCTCGGCCGGTGAGTGGGTCCAGGCCGCCGGCACCTGGACCAACGACAGCACGCACGGCCTGCAGTTCCGGGCCAGCTTCCTCAAGGCGACCGCACCCACGACGGTCGAGGGCATCGAGAAATATCTCGGCTCGGGCATGATCCGCGGCATCGGCCCGGCCTACGCCAAGCGGCTGGTGGAGGCGTTCGGCGAAGCCGTGTTCGACGTCATCGAGGCCGACCCGTCGCGCCTGCGCGAGGTCGAGGGCATTGGCCCCGTCCGCGCCCGGCGCATCGCCGCCGGTTGGGCCGAGCAGAAGGTGGTGCGCGAGATCATGCTGTTCTTGCACGCCCACGGGGTCGGGACCTCGCGGGCGGTGCGGATCTACAAGACGTACGGCGCCGAGGCCGTGGCGACCATCACCGAGAACCCGTATCGGCTTGCACGCGACATCCGCGGCATCGGCTTCAAGACGGCCGACCAGGTCGCCGGCAAGCTCGGCATCGCCAAGGACGCCATGGTCCGCGTCCGCGCCGGCGTCAGCTACGCGCTCGCCGAGGCCATGGACGAGGGCCACTGCGGCCTGCCGGAGAACGATCTCCTCCGGACCGGGGCCGAGCTATTGGAGGTCACGGCCGAGCGGCTGACGGCCGCCCTGGCGTTGGAGCTGCAGGACGGTGCCGTCGTGGCCGACACGGTTGGGGAACGGCGCTGCGTGTTCCTGGCCGGCCTATACCACGCCGAGCGCGACATCGCCGAACGCTTGCGGACTCTTGCCGCCGGCGAGGCGCCCTGGCCATCCATCGACATCGACCGGGCCGTTCCTTGGCTGGAAAGCCGCGGCGGCCTGACGCTCGCCCCGAGCCAGCGCGAGGCTCTGCGCCTCGCCGCGGCGAGCAAGGCCCTGGTCATCACCGGGGGGCCGGGAGTCGGCAAGACGACGCTGGTCAACTCCATTCTGAAGATGCTGGTCGCGAAGGGTGTCGCCGTCGCGCTCTGCGCCCCCACAGGCCGCGCGGCGAAGCGCCTGACCGAGTCGACCGGTGTCGAGGCGAAGACGATTCACCGCCTGCTGGAGACCGACCCGAAGAACGGCGGCTTCAAGCGCGACGAGGCGAACCCGCTCCCGTGCGACCTGCTCGTCGTCGACGAGACGTCCATGGTGGACGTGCTGCTGATGAAGGCGCTGCTGCGCGCCCTGCCGCCGCGGGCCGCGCTGCTGCTCGTCGGCGACGTCGACCAACTCCCCTCGGTCGGGCCGGGGCAGGTGCTCGCCGACGTGATCGGCTCCGGCGCCGTGCCGGTGGTGCAGTTGACCGAGGTGTTCCGGCAGGCCGCGACGAGCCGAGTGATCGTCAACGCGCACCGGATCAACGCGGGGCAGATGCCAGAGGCGACGCCGGCCGGGGCAGAGCGGAGCGACTTCTACGTCGTGGACGCGGCCGAGCCGGAGACCGCCGTGGCGAAGGTGCTCGCCATCGTGCGCGAGCGGATCCCGCGCGCCTTCGGCCTCGACCCGGTCCGCGACGTCCAGGTGCTGTGCCCCATGAACCGCGGCGGCGTCGGCGCCCGCGCGCTGAACGCCGAGCTGCAGAAGGTGCTGAACCCACCCGGCGAGGTACGTGTGGAGAGGTTCGGCTGGACCTACGGGCCGGGCGACAAGGTCATGCAGGTCGAGAACGACTACGACAAGGAGGTCTACAACGGAGACCTCGGCATCGTAACGCGCATCGACGCGGAGGCGGGCGAACTTGTCGCCACGTTCGACGGCCGCGAGGTCACCTACGGCTTCGGCGAGCTGGACGAGTTGGTGCTGGCCTACGCGACCACCATCCACAAGGCGCAGGGGTCCGAGTACCCTGCCGTGGTCATCCCGGTGATGACCCAGCACTACACCATGCTGGCCCGCAACCTGCTCTACACCGGCGTGACGCGGGGCAAGCGCCTCGTCGTGCTGGTCGGCCAGCGCAAGGCCATCGCCATGGCGGTCAGGAATGGCGGGCAACGCCGGCGATGGTCGAAGTTGGGCGAGTGGCTGGCGGTCGCCACCGCAGGCGCCCGTACCAAAATGGATTCATCTCGCGTCAACTGA
- a CDS encoding OsmC family protein: protein MTELTDHEPRVDAVSLDATMPDASHPLPAPENLRRLACRTVATTRLRQRHHVRHLEPFGSGTAEAAEDGTLLSEDEEPHPSEMLLAALGACLTVGIQANAVARGIPLRKLEVHTGGDIDASALWATGPRRPGPLGFQSITVDILIDADVPRDALKSVVDYAVLWSPVANTLHDPVNIVVGLRA from the coding sequence GTGACAGAGCTGACCGATCATGAGCCGAGGGTCGATGCGGTGTCCCTCGACGCAACGATGCCCGACGCGAGCCATCCGCTCCCGGCGCCGGAGAACCTACGCCGTCTGGCATGCAGGACCGTCGCCACGACGAGGCTTCGGCAGCGGCATCACGTCCGCCACCTGGAGCCCTTCGGCAGCGGCACGGCGGAGGCCGCGGAGGATGGCACTCTGCTGTCCGAGGATGAGGAGCCGCACCCGTCCGAGATGCTGCTGGCGGCCCTGGGGGCCTGCCTCACGGTCGGCATCCAGGCCAACGCGGTGGCGCGCGGGATCCCGCTCCGTAAGCTGGAGGTCCACACCGGAGGTGACATCGACGCTTCCGCCCTCTGGGCGACCGGTCCGAGGCGACCCGGGCCACTCGGATTCCAATCCATAACCGTCGACATCCTCATCGACGCAGACGTGCCGCGGGACGCACTGAAGTCGGTGGTGGACTACGCCGTGCTCTGGTCGCCGGTGGCCAATACACTCCACGACCCAGTGAATATCGTCGTCGGTTTGCGAGCCTGA
- a CDS encoding LysR family transcriptional regulator, with protein MLDWDDLRFFLAVARHGSLTAAAKDLRVAQSTVGRRLASLEENLSVRLLHRTPDGYRLTLAGEAVRSQAERVEVEALTIERAVGGHDGKLQGTVRVSCTETLAVHVLAPCFVALQHHHPEIRVELVPNPLEVSLAMREADISVRMAPSDRNDLMVRRVGRVAFSLYASPLYLQRHGHPDFASGCTGHRLMTSMDDVDGDEQERWVMELASRARPGLQTSSHEALVVAARSGGGLACLARFRADRDPSLTRLETPTSPPPAEVCILVHKDSRSTPRIRATSAVIAEAVGAFLPD; from the coding sequence ATGCTGGATTGGGACGATCTGCGCTTCTTCCTCGCCGTCGCCCGCCATGGCAGCCTCACCGCGGCCGCCAAGGACCTGCGGGTCGCCCAGTCCACGGTGGGGCGCAGGCTCGCGTCGCTGGAAGAGAACCTGTCCGTGCGCCTCCTGCACAGGACGCCGGACGGGTACCGCCTGACCCTCGCCGGCGAGGCGGTGCGAAGCCAGGCCGAGCGCGTCGAGGTCGAGGCGCTGACCATCGAGCGCGCCGTGGGCGGCCACGACGGGAAGCTGCAGGGCACCGTGCGGGTGTCCTGCACGGAGACGCTGGCCGTGCACGTGCTCGCACCCTGCTTCGTGGCGCTCCAGCACCACCATCCGGAGATCCGTGTGGAACTCGTGCCGAACCCGCTTGAGGTGAGCCTGGCGATGCGCGAGGCCGACATCTCGGTGCGCATGGCCCCCTCCGACCGCAACGACCTCATGGTGCGCCGCGTCGGGCGCGTGGCCTTCAGCCTCTATGCGTCGCCGCTCTACCTGCAGCGCCACGGCCACCCGGACTTCGCGTCGGGCTGCACGGGCCACCGCCTGATGACGTCGATGGACGACGTCGACGGCGACGAGCAGGAACGGTGGGTGATGGAACTTGCGTCCCGCGCCCGGCCCGGCCTGCAGACGAGCAGCCACGAGGCCCTGGTCGTCGCCGCCCGCAGCGGCGGCGGGCTCGCCTGCCTCGCCCGGTTCAGGGCGGACCGCGATCCCTCCTTGACGCGGCTCGAAACCCCGACCTCACCCCCGCCGGCGGAGGTGTGCATCCTGGTCCACAAGGACAGCCGTTCGACCCCGCGCATCCGGGCGACGTCGGCCGTCATCGCCGAGGCGGTGGGAGCCTTCCTCCCCGACTGA
- a CDS encoding DUF2382 domain-containing protein, translating to MATTLQKHTITAFYETRDYADRAAEKLRQSGIPASDVIVSPDTARDEYGLYGDDRTAVDTPRKTGFWASLEELFGGTDDHHVYAEGVRRGHVLLTAHVADAQLDRAIAIVEEHGSIDLDEHEETWRSEGWTGAPATSASTAATAGGAMGMALAGQTTPARVVETETVAERAPVLAPKPVVAPTPVAKAPVPVAPKPVLDTATAGRAGEDVVQVVEERLNVGKRAVSRGKVRLHSYVVEREVSEDVTLRDETVSIDRHAVDRPVTALGEDAFRERTIELEEIDEEAVVAKTARVVEEIGIRKDVSDRVETVRDTVRSTKVDIEDGRTLGAAATAAVGTTANFLSRLVKDVEVVGSDGVHVGIVDRVEGAMMKLKRKDAAADGQHHLLPTDLVRSVDGKAMLSIAAAEAMRRWKAA from the coding sequence ATGGCCACCACCCTGCAGAAGCACACCATCACCGCCTTCTATGAGACCCGCGACTACGCCGACCGCGCCGCGGAGAAGCTGCGCCAGTCCGGCATCCCGGCTTCCGACGTCATCGTCTCGCCCGACACCGCCCGCGACGAGTACGGCCTCTACGGCGACGACCGCACCGCGGTCGACACGCCGCGCAAGACCGGCTTCTGGGCCTCGCTGGAGGAGCTGTTCGGGGGCACCGACGACCACCACGTCTATGCCGAGGGCGTCCGCCGCGGCCACGTGCTGCTGACCGCCCACGTCGCCGACGCCCAGCTCGACCGAGCCATCGCCATCGTCGAGGAGCACGGCTCCATCGACCTCGACGAGCACGAGGAGACCTGGCGCAGCGAGGGTTGGACCGGCGCCCCGGCGACCTCCGCCTCGACGGCCGCGACCGCAGGCGGCGCGATGGGCATGGCCCTGGCCGGCCAGACCACGCCCGCCCGGGTCGTCGAGACCGAGACCGTGGCCGAACGTGCCCCGGTCCTCGCGCCGAAGCCGGTCGTGGCGCCGACCCCCGTGGCCAAGGCTCCGGTCCCCGTCGCCCCGAAGCCGGTGCTCGACACCGCCACGGCCGGACGCGCCGGCGAGGACGTCGTGCAGGTCGTCGAGGAGCGGCTCAACGTCGGCAAGCGCGCTGTCAGCCGCGGCAAGGTGCGCCTGCACAGCTACGTCGTCGAGCGTGAGGTGTCCGAGGACGTCACCCTGCGCGACGAGACGGTCAGCATCGACCGCCACGCCGTCGACCGTCCCGTGACGGCCCTGGGTGAGGACGCCTTCCGCGAGCGCACCATCGAGCTGGAGGAAATCGACGAGGAGGCGGTGGTGGCCAAGACCGCGCGCGTCGTCGAGGAGATCGGCATCCGCAAGGACGTGTCGGACCGCGTCGAGACGGTTCGCGACACCGTTCGCTCCACGAAGGTGGACATCGAGGACGGGCGTACGCTCGGCGCGGCCGCGACCGCCGCGGTAGGGACGACGGCGAACTTCCTGTCTCGGCTCGTCAAGGACGTGGAGGTGGTCGGCTCGGACGGCGTGCACGTCGGCATCGTCGACCGCGTCGAGGGCGCGATGATGAAGCTGAAGCGCAAGGACGCCGCGGCGGACGGGCAGCATCACCTCCTTCCGACCGACCTAGTCAGGTCCGTCGACGGCAAGGCCATGCTGAGCATCGCGGCGGCCGAGGCCATGCGGCGCTGGAAGGCGGCCTGA
- a CDS encoding YsnF/AvaK domain-containing protein — MPDLPRTTTVPGPGEDAVRLASVVEVVEAFPTSHAELGEGGTLQVVEERLSVGKRRRSTGGVQVGTRTEVVDAVAEVELDRYRVEVTRVPIGQVVDAAPAARAEGGTTIIPVVEERLVMVKQLFLVEELHVRHVLERETVREPVTLLRQHAVVRRLDGRDAAPPLPMTDDPTSPAS; from the coding sequence ATGCCCGACCTGCCGAGAACGACCACCGTACCTGGGCCGGGCGAAGACGCTGTGCGGCTGGCCAGCGTCGTGGAGGTGGTCGAAGCGTTCCCGACATCGCATGCCGAGCTTGGGGAAGGCGGGACGCTCCAGGTCGTCGAGGAGCGCCTGTCTGTCGGGAAGCGACGCAGGTCGACCGGCGGCGTCCAGGTCGGCACCCGCACCGAGGTCGTCGACGCCGTCGCCGAGGTCGAACTGGACCGGTACCGGGTCGAGGTGACCCGCGTTCCCATTGGTCAGGTCGTCGATGCGGCTCCGGCCGCCCGCGCCGAGGGCGGCACCACCATAATCCCCGTGGTCGAGGAACGTCTGGTGATGGTGAAGCAGCTCTTCCTGGTGGAGGAACTCCACGTCCGCCATGTCCTTGAGCGGGAGACCGTGAGGGAGCCGGTGACGTTGCTGCGTCAGCACGCCGTGGTCCGACGCCTCGACGGCCGGGACGCGGCGCCACCTCTGCCCATGACCGACGATCCAACGTCCCCTGCAAGTTGA
- a CDS encoding response regulator, producing the protein MVEDASTPSTGMTLEGERDGLLPLSWLAALILLASLAGAVWAYQRDRGIDAAVRHDNALVIATERLLSGLKDVETGQRGFVITGEEQYLEPYESGVAAVGPDLKTVQALDGEDGRTLGTLVESRLNEAARGIDVYRTQGAAAGAAFVQSGTGKADMDRVRAAVAREQKIADERIAAAEASRALDDVLRALSVIGLVVACAGLAAVALLRRRAHRASQALLTGVLENAPIGLGFLDGSLRIRHVNGALARMSERALSAAPGMLIWEVIPQLRASLEGKLQQVLQGGRTLANVEVQAASNLRQDQVRSFQASFYPLRRPGDAGSGDGIGMVIADVTARKRAERSTKEAEERFRTLLAASAAVIWTTDASGAFVASQPNWNRFTGQSTEEAMGWGRLACLHPEDLDAVRVAWRNALVSRTPIISEHRLRRHDGAWRYMSLNVAPVLEEDGTVREWVGSDVDITERKEAEVALTSAKEAAEAANRAKSSFLANMSHELRTPLSAVIGYSEMMEEEVEDLGERGLLTDLAKIKSNARHLLSLINDVLDLSKIEANRMDTFAEDVDVATLVEEVTGTVGALVAQKDNSLAVEVAPDVETMHTDVVKLRQCLFNLLSNASKFTENGTITLRARREGAGTDSVLIFSVADTGIGMTEEQLGRLFQRFAQADETTTRKFGGTGLGLALTRAFAHLLGGDISVRSTYGEGTTFTLRLPALMPEQHLEEDGTTSLDTVRQEGADERQTVLVIDDDRAQLDLMVKFLERQGFNVRTASNGPSGLEVARAVKPRAITLDVMMPHVDGWAVLTALKGDPELAKIPVIMVTFNNDNSLSATLGAADHVDKPVRWDKLKSVMERFRDAEGDVLVVDDDPSVRERLRSTLERQGWSVVEAVNGRDALVKVMHGPPRAILLDLNMPVMDGFQFLHDLREKPGCADIPVIVFSARDITAADRRRLHDADRILAKTTSLRDVAAELSALVPKDDGESLAQ; encoded by the coding sequence ATGGTCGAGGACGCGAGCACGCCGTCCACGGGGATGACTCTGGAAGGAGAGCGGGACGGCCTGCTTCCGCTGTCATGGCTCGCGGCGCTCATCCTCCTCGCATCGCTGGCCGGTGCGGTCTGGGCCTATCAGCGCGACCGCGGCATCGACGCGGCCGTGCGGCACGACAACGCCCTCGTCATCGCCACCGAGCGCCTCCTGTCCGGCCTCAAGGACGTCGAGACGGGGCAGCGCGGCTTCGTCATCACCGGCGAGGAGCAGTACCTCGAACCCTACGAGTCGGGCGTGGCCGCGGTCGGGCCCGACCTGAAGACCGTACAGGCGCTCGACGGCGAGGATGGGCGTACCCTGGGCACCCTCGTCGAGAGCCGGCTGAACGAGGCCGCACGCGGCATCGACGTCTACCGGACGCAGGGAGCCGCCGCGGGGGCGGCCTTCGTACAATCGGGGACGGGGAAGGCCGACATGGACCGGGTCCGGGCCGCGGTCGCCCGCGAGCAGAAGATAGCCGACGAGCGCATCGCCGCCGCCGAGGCGAGCCGGGCCTTGGACGATGTCCTCCGAGCCCTCTCGGTCATCGGGCTCGTGGTGGCCTGCGCCGGCTTGGCCGCGGTCGCCCTGCTGCGGCGCCGGGCGCACCGCGCCAGCCAGGCGCTGCTCACGGGCGTGTTGGAGAACGCCCCCATCGGCCTGGGCTTCCTCGACGGTTCCCTGCGGATCCGGCACGTCAACGGTGCCCTCGCCAGGATGAGCGAACGGGCGTTGAGCGCCGCGCCCGGCATGCTGATCTGGGAGGTGATCCCGCAGCTCCGCGCCTCTCTGGAAGGCAAGCTCCAGCAGGTCCTCCAAGGGGGGCGCACCCTCGCCAACGTCGAGGTGCAGGCCGCCAGCAACCTCCGACAGGACCAGGTCAGGTCCTTCCAGGCCAGCTTCTACCCGCTGCGACGGCCGGGGGACGCGGGGTCGGGTGACGGCATCGGCATGGTGATCGCCGACGTCACTGCGAGGAAGCGGGCCGAACGTTCCACCAAGGAAGCGGAGGAGCGCTTCCGGACGCTGCTCGCGGCCAGCGCCGCGGTGATCTGGACCACCGACGCCAGTGGTGCCTTCGTCGCGTCCCAGCCGAACTGGAATCGCTTCACCGGTCAATCGACCGAGGAGGCCATGGGGTGGGGACGCCTTGCCTGCCTCCACCCCGAGGACCTCGACGCCGTCAGGGTCGCTTGGCGCAACGCCCTGGTGTCGCGGACCCCCATCATCTCCGAGCACCGCCTCCGCCGCCACGACGGCGCTTGGCGCTACATGTCCCTGAACGTGGCCCCGGTGCTGGAAGAGGACGGAACCGTCCGCGAGTGGGTGGGGTCAGACGTCGACATCACCGAACGCAAGGAAGCCGAGGTGGCTCTGACCTCCGCCAAGGAGGCCGCCGAGGCCGCCAACCGCGCCAAGAGTTCCTTCCTGGCCAACATGAGCCACGAGCTGAGGACGCCCCTGTCCGCCGTCATCGGCTACAGCGAGATGATGGAGGAAGAAGTCGAGGACCTCGGCGAGCGGGGCCTGCTGACCGATCTCGCCAAGATCAAGTCCAACGCCCGCCACCTGCTCAGCCTGATCAACGACGTCCTCGACCTCAGCAAGATCGAGGCGAACCGGATGGACACCTTCGCGGAAGACGTCGACGTCGCGACCCTGGTGGAGGAGGTGACAGGGACCGTGGGGGCCCTGGTGGCGCAGAAGGACAACAGCCTCGCCGTCGAGGTCGCGCCCGACGTCGAGACGATGCATACCGACGTCGTCAAGCTGCGCCAGTGCCTGTTCAACCTGCTGAGCAACGCCTCCAAGTTCACCGAGAACGGGACGATCACGCTGCGGGCCCGTCGCGAGGGAGCGGGGACCGACTCCGTCCTGATCTTCAGCGTCGCCGACACCGGCATCGGCATGACCGAGGAGCAGCTCGGCCGCCTGTTCCAGAGGTTCGCCCAAGCCGACGAGACGACGACGCGCAAGTTCGGCGGCACGGGCCTCGGCCTCGCGCTGACCCGCGCCTTCGCCCACCTGCTCGGCGGCGACATCTCGGTGCGGAGCACCTACGGCGAGGGCACGACCTTCACCCTGCGCCTGCCCGCACTGATGCCCGAGCAGCACCTCGAAGAGGACGGCACGACCTCGCTGGACACCGTACGCCAGGAGGGAGCTGACGAACGCCAGACGGTGCTGGTGATCGACGACGACCGCGCTCAGCTCGACCTCATGGTCAAGTTCCTGGAGCGGCAGGGCTTCAACGTGCGCACGGCGTCGAACGGGCCGAGCGGCCTTGAGGTGGCCCGTGCGGTGAAGCCCCGCGCCATAACGCTCGACGTGATGATGCCCCACGTCGACGGTTGGGCGGTGCTCACCGCACTGAAGGGCGACCCGGAACTGGCGAAGATCCCGGTCATCATGGTCACCTTCAACAACGATAACAGCCTCAGCGCCACGCTGGGCGCGGCCGACCACGTCGACAAGCCGGTCCGGTGGGACAAGCTGAAGTCCGTCATGGAGCGGTTCCGCGACGCCGAGGGCGACGTCCTCGTCGTCGACGACGACCCGAGCGTAAGGGAACGCCTGCGCTCCACCCTGGAACGCCAGGGGTGGAGCGTTGTTGAGGCGGTCAACGGACGCGACGCGCTGGTCAAGGTCATGCACGGGCCGCCGCGCGCCATCCTGCTCGACCTCAACATGCCGGTGATGGACGGCTTCCAATTCCTGCACGACCTGCGCGAGAAGCCCGGATGCGCGGACATCCCCGTCATCGTCTTCAGCGCCCGGGACATCACCGCCGCGGACCGCAGGCGCCTGCACGACGCGGACCGGATCCTGGCCAAGACGACGAGCCTGCGGGACGTGGCGGCGGAGCTTTCCGCGCTGGTGCCGAAGGACGACGGTGAAAGCCTGGCCCAGTGA
- a CDS encoding DUF2171 domain-containing protein has product MEVYASDGTKVGTVDHMDGPDRFKLARSTSPDGQHHFVPLTWVDHVDRHVHLNKTVSEMKSPL; this is encoded by the coding sequence ATGGAGGTGTACGCCTCGGACGGCACCAAGGTGGGCACCGTCGACCACATGGACGGACCGGACAGGTTCAAGCTCGCCAGGAGCACGTCCCCGGATGGGCAACACCACTTCGTGCCGCTGACGTGGGTGGACCACGTCGACCGGCACGTCCACCTGAACAAGACCGTGTCGGAGATGAAGTCGCCTCTTTGA
- a CDS encoding YrrC family ATP-dependent DNA helicase: MLFERVTFHDEENGSCVPRLKARGLHDLVTVVGHAAMVFAGEGVRAAGIRSSHRTLGLLFQAELPRSSTVQHPAGHLLPGLPGRSRETGWDPDWEAPMANHESGIVADRSSPTGTGGIATLRGDVTTMRAAAAVQARRVNAPWSEAARSTPAEVPGAFPIRLLDVGPA; encoded by the coding sequence GTGCTATTCGAGCGGGTGACGTTCCACGACGAGGAGAACGGCTCCTGCGTGCCGCGCCTGAAGGCGCGGGGGCTGCATGACCTCGTCACCGTCGTCGGCCACGCCGCGATGGTCTTCGCTGGCGAGGGAGTTCGGGCCGCCGGCATCCGAAGTAGCCACCGCACGCTTGGCTTGCTGTTCCAGGCCGAACTGCCTCGCTCATCGACCGTTCAGCACCCTGCCGGCCATCTCCTACCAGGGCTCCCCGGACGTTCTCGCGAAACCGGATGGGATCCCGACTGGGAGGCTCCCATGGCAAACCACGAAAGCGGTATAGTGGCTGATAGGTCGAGTCCGACCGGCACCGGCGGCATCGCCACGCTGCGGGGGGACGTGACGACCATGCGTGCCGCAGCGGCCGTCCAGGCACGACGGGTGAACGCTCCATGGTCGGAAGCTGCCAGATCCACCCCGGCCGAGGTGCCAGGTGCGTTCCCAATTCGTTTGCTCGACGTCGGGCCAGCGTAA